Sequence from the Pelodiscus sinensis isolate JC-2024 chromosome 30, ASM4963464v1, whole genome shotgun sequence genome:
CGTAGATGACATGCTCCTAAGCACATTGTTTAATATTGAAATGGTTCATTCAAAACAGTAGTAGACCTATTTATTGGTGTTTACTCTTACAAGACCTGATGTTCTTGGCCATTGTCAAGTGTACAATGTTGCAATTTAACATCATGGTCCTGTTCCAATCGGGCACTAGATGGGAAGAGAGTAGAGGAGCAATTTCTTGGATCCCTTGTGCCACTCTTGGGTTGGTACAGAAGTGGGCAGCTGTTGTCATTATGTTTGAGCTGAGAAGGCACGGTGAGGGCTGAAGGAATATCACATACTTGCCCACGATTGAACTTTAGATCTTAAATTAAGGGCTGGTAACCAGGTGAGGGGGAAGagtttttaaacttttcttgATTAACAGTTAGTTCTGTGTTCTGATTCCAATGCAGTGTGTCTCCTTGTTTCCAGTCTTGACCCATGGCAGACACAGACCGGAGAAACCAAACAGCAATCAAGCAATTCATCCTGCTGGGATTTGGGGATCTCCCTGATCTTCAAATTCTTCTCATCCTGCTGTTCCTAGTGATCTACATGATAACCATAGCCGGGAACACCCTCATCGTTGTGCTGGTGGTGACTGatcggcaccttcacacccccatgtacttcttcctggggaacttGTCCTGCTTGGAGACCTGCTACAGCTCCACTATCCTGCCCCGGTTGCTGGCCGGGCTCCTGACTGGGGACAGAACCATCTCAGTCAGTGGCTGCCTCACACAATTGTTCTTCTTTGGCGCCATGGCTTCTACGGAATGCTACCTGCTCGCCGTGATGTCTTACGATCGGTATTTGGCCATATGCAAGCCCCTGCATTATGTGTCTCTTATGAGTACCAGGGTCTGCCTCCAGCTGGCAGCCGGGTCCTGGTTAAATGGTGGTTTGGCGATTGTCCTCTTTCTCGTAGTCATCTCACAGTTTGTGTTCTGCGGCCCCAATGAAATTGACCATTTCTATTGTGATCCCATCCCATTGATAAAACTCTCTTGCGGGGACACCCAACTCATCATATTGGTGGATTTCATCCTGGCCTGTGTGTTTACCCTCCCACCATTCCTGCTAACCCTAACGTCCTACGCGTGTATCATCACCACCATCCTGAGGATCCCGTCCACCTCTGGgcggcaaaaggccttttccacctgctcctcccacctcatcgtgGTGATCATTTTCTATGGGGCCTTAATGGTCGTCTACATGCTGCCAAAGCTTGACTCCCTCAGAGTCCTAAAGAAAGTGCTCTCTCTTTGCTACACGGTCCTGACTCCCCTGGTGAACCCCCTTATCTACAGCCTGAGAAACAGAGAGGTCAAGGAAGCCTTGGGCAAGGCCTTCAGGAAAGACCTCGCAGCCAGGAACACAGAGAACCCAAGATCATAATTAAGAGCTAGATTTTTCAAGGTGCTTACTCCCCGGGTGGGATTTTGAAACCAGCAGAGGCACTGAGCTGCTTTTGAAACTCTCATGGAGGCACCTaagatacctttgaaaatctggcctttaagagcaggttagatagacatctatcagggataatctagacagtactgggtcctgccatgagggcagggagctgaacTCTATGactttttgaggtcccttccagttctagtgatctataattctatgatacaCACCTAAGCACATTGCTTGAGATTAAAATGATTAATTCAAAACGGTAGCAGACCTATTTATTGATGTTTACTCTCCCAAGACTTGATGTTCTTGGCCATTGTCAAAGGTACAATGTTGCAATTTAACAGCAAGGTTCTGCTCCAATGGGGCACTAGATGGGATGAGAGTAGAGGAGCAATGTTTTGGATCCCTCGTGCCACGATTGGGTTGGTACAGAAGTGGGCAGCTGTTGTCATTGTTATTGGCCTGAGATGCTGGCATGGTGAGGGCTGAAGGAATATCAGATGCTTGCCCAAGGCTGAACTTTAGCCCTCAAATTAGGGCTGATAACcaggtgagggggaggaggtgatAAATGTTTCCTGATTAAATTAGTTCTACGTTCTGATTCCAATGTAATTTGTTCCTAGTCTCAGCTCATGGCAGACACAGAAAGTGGAAACCAAATGGTGATCAACTAATTCATCCTGCCGggatacctttgaaaatctggcctttaatTGTGAGGTTTTCACAGTGACGAGAGGTAATCAGgtacagggggaggaggagcaaagcccattgaaattaaGTTGAAAATTCCCATTGCAAATCTCAGTGCTCATGTTAAAACTAGAGAGAATTTTCATGCATTTCCTGAGGTGGCGTCCCTCGCTGGGACAATGAAGTAAAAActttaaatgaaccaaactgtcccatagaatctctgtggatagtaattccatgctctaatacg
This genomic interval carries:
- the LOC102448912 gene encoding olfactory receptor 6N1-like, which encodes MADTDRRNQTAIKQFILLGFGDLPDLQILLILLFLVIYMITIAGNTLIVVLVVTDRHLHTPMYFFLGNLSCLETCYSSTILPRLLAGLLTGDRTISVSGCLTQLFFFGAMASTECYLLAVMSYDRYLAICKPLHYVSLMSTRVCLQLAAGSWLNGGLAIVLFLVVISQFVFCGPNEIDHFYCDPIPLIKLSCGDTQLIILVDFILACVFTLPPFLLTLTSYACIITTILRIPSTSGRQKAFSTCSSHLIVVIIFYGALMVVYMLPKLDSLRVLKKVLSLCYTVLTPLVNPLIYSLRNREVKEALGKAFRKDLAARNTENPRS